A single genomic interval of Peribacillus sp. FSL H8-0477 harbors:
- a CDS encoding glutathione peroxidase, which yields MSIYDFEAKKITGETISLEAYKGNVLLIVNTASKCGFAPQYEELQTLFSRYEDQGFTVLGFPCNQFMGQEPGDELEIDAFCKLNHGVTFPMFAKVDVKGEHAHPLFTYLTEHAPGMLGSKKIKWNFTKFLVDREGNIVNRYAPKTKPFEFEDEISNLLK from the coding sequence ATGTCTATTTACGATTTCGAAGCGAAAAAAATTACCGGAGAAACGATTTCTCTTGAGGCATATAAGGGTAATGTCCTGCTCATTGTTAATACAGCGAGTAAGTGTGGATTTGCTCCTCAATACGAAGAACTGCAAACACTATTTTCACGTTATGAAGATCAAGGATTTACCGTTTTAGGTTTTCCCTGCAATCAATTTATGGGGCAGGAGCCTGGAGATGAACTAGAAATTGATGCTTTTTGTAAACTTAATCACGGTGTAACGTTCCCTATGTTTGCTAAAGTAGATGTAAAGGGAGAGCATGCACACCCTTTGTTCACGTATTTAACCGAACATGCTCCTGGTATGCTTGGTTCGAAAAAAATCAAATGGAACTTTACCAAATTTCTAGTTGACCGCGAGGGGAATATTGTAAATCGCTACGCACCAAAAACAAAACCATTTGAATTCGAAGATGAGATTAGTAACCTTCTTAAATAA
- the metA gene encoding homoserine O-acetyltransferase MetA encodes MPINIPPELPAKEILERENIFVMTETRATQQDIRPLNIIILNLMPEKEKTEAHLLRYLGNTPIQINISFLKLTTHEAKNTSKLHLDQFYEPFSEIRNKKFDGMIITGAPVEKLAFEEVDYWEEMMEIMNWSTTNVTSTLHICWGAQAALHHHYQINKYELPNKCFGVFSHEVLHPNEFLVRGFDDHFLAPHSRYTDIDFNALKQHPELTVLAESERAGILLIASKDGKRIMSTGHFEYDSDTLGAEYVRDHERGVPTQLPENYYPKDDSSKIPLHRWKSHCSLLFSNWLNYYVYQQTPYEWK; translated from the coding sequence TTGCCTATTAATATACCACCTGAACTGCCTGCTAAGGAAATACTTGAGAGAGAAAATATTTTTGTGATGACGGAAACTCGTGCCACCCAACAAGATATTCGGCCGCTGAATATCATTATTCTCAATCTTATGCCGGAAAAAGAAAAAACGGAAGCTCATCTCCTCCGTTATCTAGGCAACACACCCATTCAAATTAATATTTCCTTTTTAAAACTAACAACTCATGAAGCAAAAAACACCAGTAAACTTCACCTCGACCAATTTTACGAACCTTTTTCAGAAATTAGAAATAAAAAATTTGATGGAATGATTATTACGGGGGCACCTGTTGAAAAGTTGGCATTTGAAGAAGTGGATTACTGGGAAGAAATGATGGAGATTATGAATTGGAGCACAACAAACGTTACCTCTACTCTGCATATTTGCTGGGGAGCACAGGCGGCCCTGCATCATCATTACCAAATTAATAAATATGAACTGCCCAATAAATGTTTTGGAGTATTTTCTCATGAGGTATTGCATCCAAACGAGTTCCTTGTCAGAGGATTTGATGACCACTTTTTGGCTCCGCATTCTCGATACACGGACATCGACTTTAACGCTTTAAAACAACACCCTGAATTAACCGTTCTCGCAGAATCAGAAAGAGCAGGAATTTTGTTGATTGCTTCGAAGGATGGGAAAAGAATTATGAGCACCGGCCATTTTGAATATGACTCTGATACGCTCGGGGCAGAATATGTAAGAGATCACGAACGGGGAGTTCCCACGCAGCTTCCGGAAAATTATTATCCCAAAGATGATTCATCGAAGATCCCATTACATCGCTGGAAAAGCCACTGCAGTCTGCTGTTCTCCAACTGGCTGAATTATTACGTCTATCAACAGACTCCATATGAATGGAAATAG
- a CDS encoding protein kinase, whose amino-acid sequence MLKELSENWNKYCSEENFIGIGSTRKVYRVDEYVIKLHLHKLGYKQSQNELHIYNVMAKKGLHELFAKVYYVDETISIQKYYQPLELKNHQSFEIDGNIDAQLIPDLYEEVLELLDQDFDCFDLKDSSNYGMNEQGKLTFIDYGMSKNLYTNSWVPLAEAGIIPQIDVEVCGMCGLKKELRMYGDHDHDLRCYSCGKE is encoded by the coding sequence ATGCTGAAAGAATTAAGTGAAAATTGGAATAAGTATTGCAGTGAAGAAAATTTTATCGGAATTGGTTCGACGAGAAAAGTATATAGAGTCGACGAATATGTGATTAAATTACATTTACATAAACTTGGTTATAAGCAATCCCAAAATGAATTACATATTTACAATGTAATGGCGAAAAAAGGGCTGCATGAATTGTTTGCTAAAGTTTATTATGTAGACGAAACTATTTCGATTCAAAAATATTATCAACCGTTGGAATTAAAGAATCATCAATCATTTGAAATTGATGGGAACATTGATGCACAACTCATTCCGGATTTGTATGAAGAAGTGTTAGAGTTATTAGACCAGGATTTTGATTGTTTTGATTTAAAGGACAGTTCAAATTACGGGATGAATGAACAAGGCAAACTTACCTTTATTGATTACGGTATGAGTAAAAATTTATATACAAACTCTTGGGTTCCGTTAGCAGAAGCAGGTATTATTCCACAAATTGACGTTGAGGTTTGTGGAATGTGTGGACTTAAGAAAGAACTGCGAATGTACGGAGATCATGATCATGATCTCCGGTGTTATTCGTGTGGCAAAGAATAG
- a CDS encoding AIM24 family protein: MEKFHINEFISKTKQQDKGQGLFELETERILEINLENQIWAKTGSMISYRGNIKFEREGILEHGLGKMFKKAFTGEGASIMKATGQGKLYVADQGKKISILNLADESICINGNDLLAFESRLKWDIKLMRKIAGLLAGGLFNVKVEGTGMVAFTTHYEPLTLLVEPGDAVYTDPNATVAWSGHLTPEFVTDVSLKTFFGRGSGESVQMKFEGSGFVVVQPFEEVYFSEKQ, from the coding sequence GTGGAGAAATTTCATATTAATGAGTTTATTTCGAAAACAAAACAACAAGATAAAGGGCAGGGCCTGTTTGAATTAGAAACAGAACGGATCCTTGAAATTAATTTAGAAAATCAAATTTGGGCGAAGACAGGCTCGATGATATCCTATCGCGGCAATATCAAGTTTGAGCGTGAGGGAATCCTAGAACATGGACTAGGAAAAATGTTTAAAAAAGCGTTCACAGGTGAAGGGGCTTCCATTATGAAAGCGACAGGGCAAGGAAAATTATATGTTGCAGATCAAGGAAAAAAAATCTCTATTCTAAATTTGGCTGATGAATCAATCTGTATAAATGGCAATGATCTGCTGGCTTTTGAATCCAGGCTGAAGTGGGATATTAAATTAATGCGGAAAATTGCGGGACTGTTAGCGGGCGGGCTGTTCAACGTAAAAGTTGAAGGTACCGGGATGGTCGCTTTCACCACACACTATGAACCGCTCACTTTATTAGTTGAGCCGGGAGATGCCGTCTATACGGACCCCAATGCAACTGTCGCGTGGTCAGGCCATCTTACGCCGGAATTCGTAACTGACGTATCATTAAAGACATTTTTTGGACGTGGAAGCGGGGAATCCGTACAAATGAAATTCGAAGGATCTGGATTCGTTGTCGTACAGCCTTTTGAGGAAGTCTATTTTTCAGAAAAACAATAA
- a CDS encoding class I SAM-dependent methyltransferase, with protein MVHSWHKEAQIKWDYSAKNWAANSKEMWDEGSRKTIIPFFEEHIPLGKVVDLGCGDGYGSLKLARAGFPVIGLDLSHKMITEAAEKTEDQDNLSFIQGDLTALPFETEEVDAVMAINSIEWTEKPIDALKEIKRILKPGGYGCFAILGPTSGPRANSYPRLYNKEVIMNTMQAWEFLQLAEENGWELVADTGVPKQGVDYTKLTHLSKELQQALSFMWLFVLKKAEI; from the coding sequence ATGGTACATAGCTGGCATAAGGAAGCACAAATCAAATGGGACTATTCTGCAAAGAATTGGGCAGCCAATTCCAAAGAAATGTGGGATGAAGGCAGCAGGAAAACAATTATTCCATTCTTTGAAGAGCATATTCCTCTAGGCAAGGTTGTTGATTTAGGGTGTGGTGACGGATACGGATCATTAAAGCTTGCTCGAGCTGGATTTCCCGTGATAGGTCTAGACTTGTCACATAAAATGATTACAGAAGCAGCGGAGAAAACGGAGGACCAAGATAATCTATCCTTTATTCAAGGGGATCTGACAGCGCTGCCTTTTGAAACGGAAGAAGTGGATGCTGTCATGGCCATTAATTCCATCGAATGGACAGAAAAGCCAATCGATGCTCTAAAGGAAATTAAACGGATTCTTAAACCCGGCGGATACGGATGCTTTGCGATCCTTGGACCTACATCCGGCCCAAGAGCAAACAGCTATCCGCGGCTTTATAATAAAGAAGTAATTATGAACACGATGCAGGCCTGGGAATTTCTTCAATTAGCAGAGGAAAACGGCTGGGAACTCGTCGCCGATACGGGAGTACCCAAGCAAGGTGTCGACTACACAAAACTAACGCACCTTTCAAAAGAGTTACAACAAGCACTCTCCTTTATGTGGCTGTTTGTACTTAAGAAAGCGGAGATTTAG
- the mntR gene encoding transcriptional regulator MntR, with product MPTPSMEDYIEQIYLLIEEKGYARVSDIAGNLSVHPSSVTKMVQKLDQEEYLVYEKYRGLILTPNGKKIGKRLVYRHELLEKMLRLIGVKEENIYHDVEGIEHHLSWNAIDRIGDLVEFFEESPKRIEELEVIQKKNTK from the coding sequence ATGCCTACACCGAGCATGGAGGATTACATAGAACAAATCTATTTATTAATCGAGGAAAAAGGATATGCCAGGGTTTCCGATATTGCTGGTAATCTCTCCGTACATCCTTCTTCTGTTACGAAAATGGTACAAAAACTGGACCAAGAAGAGTATTTAGTCTATGAAAAATACCGCGGACTCATCTTAACGCCTAATGGAAAGAAAATTGGAAAAAGGTTAGTGTACCGCCATGAATTATTAGAAAAAATGTTACGCTTAATTGGCGTGAAAGAAGAAAATATTTATCATGATGTTGAAGGAATTGAACATCATTTGAGTTGGAATGCTATCGATCGAATTGGTGACTTAGTCGAATTTTTTGAGGAATCGCCAAAAAGAATCGAAGAATTAGAAGTCATACAAAAGAAAAATACAAAGTAA
- a CDS encoding DNA topoisomerase III, with protein sequence MKLVIAEKPDQGSTLASQFKTKKQQGFIEILPNELFPDGAYVTWAVGHLCQLINPESYRPEWKKWSLDTLPMIPEKFQYEVSRSKAKQFQVVKTLLRKSEVTDIIHAGDAGREGELIVRNVIQLSGVKKPMQRLWISSLTPKSIYEGFENLLQEEETRPLYHEAYTRACADWVVGMNASRVFSILLKKQGMSDVFSAGRVQTPTLALIVKREQEIDQFKSKPFWEVFADFKMDSKKYQGKWQKDDESRIDTKEMAENIAAFCKGKEAEITKMDTERKEFQPPLLFNLSSLQATVNKIYKYSPKMTLDIVQSLYQKGIVSYPRSDSNYVTPGEAESFPEILGKLSKLTEYESLFPLPKESIMNNKRFVNEKKVTDHYAIIPTEQVTNPSRLTNEEKNIYDLIVRRLIAAHYDSAIFDYTTIKTMVDKRAEFISKGKQQIQDGWRKVIFQEEKEEKDILLPNVSQGDQGVVAKVKVKEGKTQPPKRYTEGQLITLMKTAGKHLDNEELEKVLMKTEGLGTEATRAGIITMLKDRKYIDVKKNLVYATDKGKVLIHAIGEKILASPEMTAKWEQRLREIGEGKASPGAFMENVKKLSMKIIDDAVASSNDWNFEGLDTESIQGTSKNRRSPTSMGACRICGGKVIDKGKFYGCASYAKTKCSFTISKKILSKNITQANIKKLLQTGETDVIEGFKKGEKTFAAILAWEENSKKINMKFPDRNTKASSRQA encoded by the coding sequence ATGAAGTTAGTCATTGCCGAGAAACCTGATCAGGGTTCAACATTGGCTTCCCAATTTAAAACTAAGAAGCAACAGGGGTTTATTGAAATTCTCCCCAATGAGCTTTTTCCAGATGGGGCCTATGTGACCTGGGCTGTCGGACATTTATGTCAGCTCATTAATCCAGAAAGCTACCGTCCTGAGTGGAAGAAGTGGTCACTTGATACGCTGCCGATGATTCCTGAAAAATTCCAATATGAGGTATCACGTTCAAAAGCAAAACAATTTCAAGTTGTGAAAACACTTTTACGTAAGTCTGAAGTAACTGATATTATTCACGCAGGTGATGCAGGGCGTGAAGGGGAACTGATTGTGCGAAATGTCATTCAGCTTAGCGGGGTTAAGAAACCTATGCAGCGGTTATGGATTTCCTCATTGACCCCTAAATCGATTTATGAGGGATTTGAAAATTTATTGCAAGAAGAGGAAACGCGTCCGCTCTATCATGAAGCGTATACGAGAGCGTGTGCTGATTGGGTAGTTGGCATGAATGCCTCACGTGTTTTTAGTATTCTCTTAAAGAAACAAGGAATGTCAGATGTGTTTTCAGCTGGCCGCGTCCAAACACCCACGTTGGCCTTAATTGTTAAACGTGAACAGGAAATTGATCAATTCAAGTCTAAGCCATTCTGGGAAGTATTTGCTGACTTTAAAATGGACAGCAAGAAATACCAAGGGAAATGGCAAAAAGACGACGAATCTAGAATAGATACTAAAGAGATGGCAGAAAATATTGCTGCTTTTTGCAAGGGAAAAGAAGCAGAAATAACGAAGATGGATACAGAACGAAAAGAGTTTCAACCACCGTTATTATTCAATCTATCATCCTTACAGGCCACAGTTAATAAGATTTATAAATATTCTCCGAAAATGACTTTAGATATTGTACAAAGTCTGTACCAAAAGGGAATTGTCTCCTATCCTCGTTCCGATTCCAACTATGTAACCCCAGGGGAGGCAGAAAGTTTTCCAGAAATACTGGGTAAATTGAGTAAGCTGACAGAGTACGAATCACTTTTTCCGTTGCCAAAAGAAAGTATTATGAATAATAAACGGTTTGTGAACGAGAAGAAAGTTACCGATCACTATGCCATCATTCCAACGGAGCAAGTAACAAATCCAAGCCGCCTCACAAATGAGGAGAAAAATATCTATGATCTTATTGTTCGAAGATTAATTGCTGCCCATTATGACTCGGCTATTTTTGATTATACGACCATTAAAACCATGGTGGATAAGCGTGCGGAGTTCATCTCGAAAGGGAAACAGCAAATCCAAGACGGCTGGAGAAAGGTTATTTTTCAGGAAGAGAAGGAAGAAAAAGATATTTTGCTGCCAAATGTTTCCCAAGGTGATCAGGGAGTGGTAGCAAAGGTTAAGGTCAAAGAAGGGAAAACTCAGCCGCCAAAACGCTATACAGAAGGACAGCTGATCACGCTTATGAAGACTGCTGGTAAACATCTGGATAACGAAGAGCTTGAAAAGGTCCTCATGAAGACTGAAGGCCTCGGTACTGAAGCGACTCGTGCTGGGATTATTACGATGTTAAAAGACCGTAAGTATATTGATGTGAAGAAAAACTTGGTATACGCAACTGACAAAGGAAAAGTGCTTATTCATGCGATTGGTGAAAAGATTCTTGCCTCACCGGAAATGACCGCAAAGTGGGAGCAGCGACTGCGGGAAATTGGTGAAGGAAAGGCATCCCCAGGTGCGTTTATGGAAAATGTGAAAAAGCTGTCGATGAAAATTATTGATGATGCAGTTGCTTCTTCAAATGACTGGAATTTTGAAGGGCTGGATACAGAATCCATTCAGGGTACTTCGAAGAATCGAAGGTCCCCAACATCAATGGGTGCATGCCGCATTTGCGGCGGGAAGGTCATTGATAAAGGAAAGTTTTATGGGTGTGCCAGCTACGCAAAAACAAAGTGTTCGTTTACCATATCGAAAAAAATCTTATCAAAAAATATTACTCAAGCAAATATTAAAAAGCTGCTGCAAACAGGCGAAACAGACGTAATCGAAGGATTTAAAAAAGGGGAAAAAACCTTTGCAGCCATTCTAGCCTGGGAAGAAAACAGTAAGAAAATTAATATGAAATTCCCTGACCGAAATACAAAAGCAAGCAGCAGACAGGCCTAA
- a CDS encoding aldehyde dehydrogenase family protein: MEKMFINGKWLHSVNRETRDITNPANGEVITNVADGSEEDVKLAINAARSAFDKGEWTETSARSRADLLYKVADKLTNRVEEFAKLETLNNGKPYREAEYDIQDAINQLQYFAGLATKPKGQTFDVPEDMQSMVVREPVGVVGQIIPWNYPLVMAVQKIAPAIAAGCTIVIKPAEHTPLTLIKLFEIFDESGFPPGVVNLVLGPGATVGAELVRNPKVDKVAFTGGTETGIRIMKSAAETIKKVGLELGGKSPNIVFADADFETAVDHALYAIFSNQGQVCSAGSRLLLEKSIYDKFVPELVRRAQKIKVGPGLMEGTEMGPLISENHMNRVLNYIDIGKNEGATLLCGGYKLEDEELSRGYFIAPTIFTDTTPEMRIVQEEIFGPVLVIQTFETEEEAITLANGTKYGLAGAVFTADGSKALRVIRKLRAGITWINTYHNTYNEAPWSGYKQSGIGRELGTYGFEEYLETKQINISIRPKPSHWFGNETS; encoded by the coding sequence ATGGAGAAGATGTTTATCAATGGGAAATGGCTCCATTCAGTTAATAGAGAAACAAGAGATATTACTAATCCAGCAAATGGTGAAGTAATTACTAATGTAGCAGATGGATCAGAAGAGGATGTAAAATTAGCAATAAATGCTGCTCGATCTGCATTTGATAAAGGTGAATGGACAGAAACAAGTGCTCGTTCAAGAGCTGATTTACTTTATAAAGTGGCTGATAAATTAACTAATAGAGTTGAAGAGTTTGCTAAATTAGAAACATTAAATAACGGAAAGCCTTATAGGGAAGCTGAATATGATATTCAGGATGCAATCAATCAATTACAATATTTTGCAGGCCTTGCTACTAAACCAAAAGGACAAACTTTTGATGTACCAGAAGATATGCAGTCTATGGTTGTTCGAGAGCCGGTCGGTGTTGTAGGGCAGATAATTCCATGGAATTATCCACTGGTAATGGCTGTCCAAAAAATCGCACCAGCAATTGCTGCAGGATGTACAATCGTTATTAAACCGGCTGAACACACTCCGCTTACATTAATTAAGCTATTTGAAATATTCGATGAAAGTGGATTTCCACCTGGTGTTGTTAATCTCGTTTTAGGTCCTGGAGCTACAGTCGGAGCTGAGCTCGTGCGTAATCCGAAAGTAGACAAAGTTGCTTTTACAGGAGGAACAGAAACCGGTATTCGAATTATGAAGAGTGCAGCGGAAACGATTAAAAAAGTAGGACTTGAATTGGGTGGGAAATCTCCAAATATAGTATTCGCGGATGCAGATTTTGAAACAGCTGTTGATCACGCACTATACGCGATTTTCTCCAACCAAGGACAAGTTTGTTCTGCTGGTTCACGTTTACTGTTAGAAAAGTCAATATATGATAAGTTCGTTCCAGAGTTGGTACGACGAGCACAAAAAATTAAGGTTGGACCAGGATTAATGGAAGGTACTGAAATGGGACCGCTTATCAGTGAGAATCATATGAATCGAGTACTTAATTATATTGATATAGGAAAAAACGAAGGAGCTACATTGCTCTGTGGAGGATATAAACTAGAAGATGAAGAACTTTCAAGGGGATATTTTATTGCCCCGACCATTTTCACAGATACAACACCTGAAATGAGAATTGTTCAAGAAGAAATATTTGGTCCAGTTTTAGTTATACAAACTTTTGAAACTGAAGAAGAGGCTATTACTTTGGCTAATGGAACTAAATATGGTTTAGCAGGTGCAGTATTTACAGCAGATGGTTCAAAGGCATTACGTGTCATTCGTAAATTGCGCGCTGGAATTACATGGATTAATACCTATCATAATACATACAATGAAGCTCCTTGGAGTGGGTATAAACAAAGTGGGATTGGCAGGGAGCTAGGAACATACGGGTTTGAAGAATACTTAGAAACGAAACAAATAAATATTTCAATTCGTCCAAAGCCATCACACTGGTTTGGAAATGAAACTTCTTAA
- a CDS encoding general stress protein, whose product MSIHTINVYDTEEQALAGLEELKNKGYKTDDISIVAKNAKKLEEAADDVTTTTGDGLVAGAATGGAIGLTGLLVGMSSFAIPGIGPLLAAGPIIATLGGAAAGSVVGGGLSGAFKNAGLTSEEASRYEEDVNNGKILIIVDRV is encoded by the coding sequence ATGTCAATTCATACCATAAACGTATATGATACAGAAGAACAAGCACTTGCTGGATTAGAAGAGTTAAAGAATAAAGGATACAAGACAGACGATATATCCATTGTAGCAAAGAACGCTAAAAAGCTTGAAGAAGCTGCTGATGACGTAACAACGACAACAGGAGATGGCCTAGTCGCTGGTGCAGCTACAGGCGGAGCTATTGGCTTAACGGGCTTGCTGGTCGGTATGAGCAGTTTTGCTATTCCAGGAATCGGACCATTGTTAGCAGCAGGACCAATCATCGCAACGCTCGGCGGGGCAGCAGCTGGATCTGTTGTCGGCGGCGGTTTGTCCGGAGCATTTAAAAACGCTGGTCTCACATCAGAAGAAGCAAGCCGTTATGAAGAAGATGTAAACAACGGAAAAATATTAATCATTGTGGATCGGGTATAA
- a CDS encoding glutamate-5-semialdehyde dehydrogenase, with protein sequence MSEIMEKGRAAKAASFQLIGMSSEAKDLALKSIASQLIEDQEIILHENSKDLEAGKAKGFTSSVLDRILLTEKRIKDMASAINLLTELPDPIGETLETIEKENGLLIKKTRVPLGVIGMIYEARPNVTVDAATLSLKTGNAVILRGSSSALYSNKALVTSIHKALSKTELPVDAVQLIEDTSRETAKELFHLKEYLDVLIPRGGKNLIDTVVRESTVPVLETGAGNCHIYIDESAEPTMAERIVVNGKTQRPSVCNAIESLLIHENWFNKHGAELLTSLVNKDVEIFGDHAICKVLPEAKLASEEDWGSEYLALAISIKVVKDTAEAVEHINQYGTKHSEAIITNDQRNAARFLQNVDAAAVYHNASTRFTDGFEFGYGAEIGISTQKLHARGPMGLQAMTSSKYLVYGTGQIRE encoded by the coding sequence ATGAGCGAAATAATGGAAAAGGGTCGTGCTGCAAAGGCTGCAAGTTTTCAATTAATCGGCATGTCATCTGAAGCAAAGGATCTTGCATTGAAAAGCATTGCTTCACAACTAATAGAAGATCAAGAAATTATTTTACATGAAAATAGTAAAGATCTAGAAGCGGGAAAAGCAAAAGGGTTTACCTCATCTGTTTTGGACAGAATTTTGCTGACCGAAAAGCGGATTAAAGATATGGCTTCGGCGATCAACCTTCTCACAGAGCTGCCAGACCCAATTGGGGAGACGCTTGAAACGATTGAAAAAGAGAATGGACTGCTTATAAAGAAAACGCGGGTGCCGCTTGGCGTAATAGGAATGATTTACGAAGCACGCCCTAATGTGACAGTTGATGCGGCAACCTTATCGCTTAAAACCGGGAATGCGGTCATCCTTCGCGGTAGTTCTTCTGCCCTTTACTCGAATAAGGCACTAGTTACATCCATTCACAAGGCGTTGAGTAAAACAGAACTTCCCGTTGACGCTGTCCAGTTGATTGAAGATACAAGCAGGGAAACCGCTAAAGAGTTATTCCACCTAAAAGAGTATTTAGATGTCCTCATCCCAAGGGGCGGCAAAAACTTAATTGATACAGTAGTTAGAGAATCAACGGTACCTGTTCTTGAGACGGGCGCAGGAAATTGTCATATTTATATTGATGAAAGTGCAGAACCAACTATGGCTGAACGAATTGTTGTAAATGGCAAAACACAGCGCCCATCTGTTTGTAATGCAATAGAGAGCTTGTTGATCCATGAAAACTGGTTTAATAAGCATGGAGCGGAGCTTTTAACATCTCTCGTAAATAAAGACGTTGAGATTTTTGGTGATCACGCCATATGCAAAGTCTTGCCAGAAGCTAAATTAGCAAGCGAAGAAGACTGGGGTTCAGAGTACTTAGCACTTGCCATCAGCATTAAGGTAGTCAAAGATACGGCAGAAGCCGTAGAACATATTAATCAATATGGAACCAAACATTCCGAAGCCATCATTACGAACGATCAACGTAACGCAGCGCGCTTTTTACAAAATGTTGATGCGGCTGCTGTTTATCATAACGCTTCCACTCGTTTTACTGACGGGTTTGAATTTGGGTATGGTGCTGAAATCGGGATCAGTACACAGAAACTTCATGCACGTGGACCGATGGGACTTCAGGCTATGACGTCAAGTAAATATTTGGTGTATGGTACGGGACAAATCCGCGAGTAA
- the proB gene encoding glutamate 5-kinase — protein MENKRIVIKIGSSSLTNSKGEIDQEKFIDHIKAVAELRQAGYEVLMVSSGAVATGFRKLGYSSRPVTLKGKQAAAAVGQSLLIQSYTEQFSQFGIIPAQILLTRNDFSSQDRYKNAYATLTELLERGILPIVNENDTVSIAELTFGDNDMLSALVSGLVHADQLVILTDINGVYDSNPLTNPAAKKFDYLSEITDNMMEMAKGSGSKVGTGGMKSKLTAAQTAMSLGVKVFIGTGSGKHKLIDIMEGLGDGTYIGQAVMSAVTNRKQWISLHSKVAGKLFVDEGAEHALVSCGSSLLPAGIYQLQGSFIPGDVVEVYGSTGLLGKGEVAYSDSELMKAMGKRSKDLHYPIVEVIHRDKWVKIAGRE, from the coding sequence TTGGAAAATAAGCGGATTGTAATAAAAATTGGCAGCAGCTCATTAACGAATAGTAAAGGAGAAATCGATCAAGAAAAATTTATTGATCATATCAAGGCGGTTGCGGAGCTGCGTCAAGCAGGGTATGAAGTCTTAATGGTTTCCTCTGGTGCAGTGGCTACGGGATTTAGGAAATTAGGTTATTCATCGCGCCCAGTTACATTAAAAGGGAAACAAGCGGCAGCAGCAGTAGGGCAGAGTTTACTTATTCAATCTTATACAGAGCAATTTAGTCAGTTTGGTATTATTCCCGCTCAAATCCTGTTAACCAGAAATGATTTTTCCAGTCAGGACCGATATAAAAATGCCTATGCAACCCTGACCGAATTACTGGAGAGAGGCATCTTACCGATTGTAAATGAAAATGATACGGTATCCATTGCTGAGCTTACATTTGGTGATAATGACATGCTTTCTGCTCTTGTCAGCGGCTTAGTCCATGCAGATCAGCTAGTGATTTTAACAGATATAAACGGGGTGTATGATTCAAATCCTCTTACGAATCCAGCGGCGAAAAAATTTGATTATCTTTCAGAAATTACCGATAACATGATGGAAATGGCGAAAGGGTCAGGTTCAAAAGTAGGCACTGGCGGTATGAAATCTAAATTGACGGCCGCTCAAACGGCAATGTCTCTAGGTGTGAAAGTCTTTATTGGAACGGGAAGCGGCAAACATAAGCTCATTGATATAATGGAGGGCTTGGGTGACGGGACGTATATCGGCCAAGCTGTGATGTCTGCCGTTACAAACCGAAAGCAATGGATTTCACTGCATTCAAAGGTAGCTGGAAAATTATTTGTTGATGAAGGTGCAGAGCATGCACTTGTGAGTTGTGGAAGCAGCTTGCTGCCAGCAGGAATATATCAGCTGCAGGGCTCCTTTATCCCGGGAGATGTGGTAGAGGTATACGGGTCAACAGGACTGCTCGGAAAGGGTGAGGTGGCATACTCCGATAGTGAATTAATGAAGGCGATGGGGAAACGGAGTAAAGATCTGCACTATCCAATCGTAGAAGTCATTCACAGAGATAAATGGGTAAAAATAGCGGGGAGGGAATAG